In Lapillicoccus jejuensis, the DNA window CGCGAGGTACCGGGCGTTGTCGGGGGACCAGTGCACACCGGTCGCGACGCTCGCGCGGACCCGGATCCCGAGGGCGCGCAGCTGGGCGGTCTTGTCGGGGTTGTTGGTCAGCAGGTCGACCTCGGGCGCGCCCAGGGCGAGCAGCATCTGCGCGGCGACGGTGTAGTCGCGCGAGTCGGCGGGGTGGCCCAGGGCGAGGTTCGCCTCGTAGGTGTCGAGGCCCTCGTCCTGCAGCGCGTACGCGTCGAGCTTGGCGTAGAGCCCGATCCCGCGACCCTCCTGCCGCAGGTACAGCACGTGCCCGCCGGCGTCGGCGACCCGCTCGACGGCCTCGCGCAGCTGCGGGCCGCAGTCGCACCGCCGGCTGCCGAGCACGTCGCCGGTGAGGCACTCGCTGTGCAGTCGCACGACGGGGGTACGGCGCCGCGTCGGCCCGCCGAGGGTGAGGGCCAGGTGCTCACGCCCGTCGACGAGCCCGGTGAAGCTGCTGACGCGGGCCGTGGTGCGGTACCCGTCGGGGAAGCGCAGCGGCACCTCGACCGTGGTCCGCACGGCGGCGGGCGGGGGGACGTCGGGACGGGTGCTCATCGGTCGGCACCTCCGGGGCCGTCGAGGTCGAAGCGGTCGGACAGCGCGTAGCGCAGCAGGACGACGTCGCCCAGCCGACGCACCTCGCGCAGGTCGGCGCGGCGGTCGCGGTGCCACGGCAGCCGACCGTCGGCGACCACGCGGTGGGCGCCCGGCTCGGCGACGAAGAACGGGGCGACGACGACGTGCAGCTCGTCGGCGAGCGACCCGGCCAGCAGCTGGGTGTGCACCTGCTGGCCGCCCTCGACGAGCAGCCGGCGCACTCCCTGCTCGGCGAGGTCGGCGAGCACCCAGTCCATCGACGGGTGCCGGCCGGCGGCGACGACCCGGGCCCGACCCGCGAGCCGGGTCCGCGTCTCGCGGGCGACCGCGAGCGGGCAGTAGACCGATGCGCCGCCCTCGCCCGGCGCGAACAGCGCCGCGGTGGGGGACAGGTCGGCGTGCCGGGTGACGGTGACCCGGTGCGGGGTCGCGGGGCGGCCACTGGCGGTGCGGGCGGCGCGCCGTCGCGGCTCGCGCACCTGCAGGCGCGGGTCGTCGGCGCGGACGGTCCCGGCGCCGACGAGGACGGCGTCGCAGGCGGCGCGGACGGCGTCGACGCGGTCGAGGTCCTCGGGGCTGGAGAGCACGAGCCGGCGGCCGGAGGTGTCGTCGAGGCACCCGTCGAGCGACGCGGCCCAGCTGAGGACGGTGTACGGGCGGTCAGGCACGGGCGGTCTCCTCCTCGACGGGGGCCGCAACGG includes these proteins:
- a CDS encoding GTP cyclohydrolase II; translated protein: MSTRPDVPPPAAVRTTVEVPLRFPDGYRTTARVSSFTGLVDGREHLALTLGGPTRRRTPVVRLHSECLTGDVLGSRRCDCGPQLREAVERVADAGGHVLYLRQEGRGIGLYAKLDAYALQDEGLDTYEANLALGHPADSRDYTVAAQMLLALGAPEVDLLTNNPDKTAQLRALGIRVRASVATGVHWSPDNARYLATKARGGHTLGVLGEAPAALDHGAVDERDDDERWPA
- a CDS encoding RibD family protein is translated as MPDRPYTVLSWAASLDGCLDDTSGRRLVLSSPEDLDRVDAVRAACDAVLVGAGTVRADDPRLQVREPRRRAARTASGRPATPHRVTVTRHADLSPTAALFAPGEGGASVYCPLAVARETRTRLAGRARVVAAGRHPSMDWVLADLAEQGVRRLLVEGGQQVHTQLLAGSLADELHVVVAPFFVAEPGAHRVVADGRLPWHRDRRADLREVRRLGDVVLLRYALSDRFDLDGPGGADR